A stretch of Lathyrus oleraceus cultivar Zhongwan6 chromosome 6, CAAS_Psat_ZW6_1.0, whole genome shotgun sequence DNA encodes these proteins:
- the LOC127091479 gene encoding villin-3 isoform X1, with protein MSNTTKVLDPAFHGVGQRLGTEIWRIENFQPVPLPKSEYGKFYMGDSYIVLQTSQGKGGAYFYDLHFWIGKDTSQDEAGTAAIKAVELDTALGGRAVQHREIQGHESDNFLSYFRPCIIPLEGGVASGFRKPEEEEFETRLYVCRGKRVVRLKQVPFARSSLNHDDVFILDTDSKIYQFNGANSNIQERAKALEIIEFLKEKYHEGKCDVAIVDDGKLDTESDSGEFWVLFGGFAPIAKKVISEDDIIPEAIPAQLYSIINGEVKSMEDELSKSLLENNRCYLLDCGAEIFIWFGRVTQVEERKAACQTAEEFVSSQNRPKSTRITRITQGYETRSFKSNFDSWPSGSAGPVTDEGKGKVTALLKQQGMGVKGMTKSTPVNEEIPHLLEEGGKMEVWRINESAKTSLPKEDIGKFHSGDCYIVLYTYHSGERKEDYFLCCWFGKDSIEEDQTLALKLANTMSNSLKGRPVQGRIFEGKESPQFVALFQPMVVLKGGLSTGYKGFVAEKGLSDETYTEESTALIRISGTSIHNNKAVQVDAVPSSLNSTECFVLQSGSTIFTWHGNQCSIEQQQLAAKVAEFLRPGVALKHAKEGTENSAFWLPLGGKQSYTSKKVTNEVIRDPHLFTYSLYKGKLHVEEVYNFSQDDLLTEDIHILDTHAEVFVWIGQCVDSKEKQNVFEIGQKYIDVAASLEGLSPRVPLYKVTEGNEPFFFTTYFSWDWDHSRAKVYGNSFQKNVTLLFGTGQAVEEKSNGSGGPRQRAEALAALSSAFSSSSMKTSRSQERLNGLDHGGPRQRAEALAALNSAFNSSSTTKRVAPRPPGKGQGSQRAAALAALSSVLTAEKNKQSPDSSPEASHSPFPESGTFDVKSGSEYSEVDETTEAKEMEEVAPESESGSNEGLESSQENVEDENNDQSSQRTFSYDQLKTASGKNVPGIDLERREAYLSDEEFQTVFGMVKEAFYKLPKWKKDMLKKKFELF; from the exons ATGTCTAACACTACAAAGGTTTTGGATCCTGCATTCCATGGAGTGGGTCAAAGATT AGGAACTGAAATATGGAGGATTGAGAATTTTCAACCGGTTCCATTGCCCAAATCTGAATATGGGAAATTCTACATGGGAGATTCATACATCGTCTTGCAG ACGTCACAAGGAAAAGGAGGTGCTTATTTTTATGATTTACACTTCTGGATTGGAAAGGATACAAGTCAG GATGAGGCTGGAACAGCCGCCATTAAAGCTGTTGAACTTGACACAGCTCTTGGAGGACGAGCTGTGCAACACAGAGAGATTCAAGGACACGAGTCTGACAATTTTTTGTCATATTTTAGGCCATGTATTATACCATTAGAGGGGGGTGTTGCATCTGGATTTAGAAAACCTGAAGAGGAGGAGTTTGAAACACGTTTGTATGTATGCAGAGGGAAAAGAGTTGTCAGATTGAAACAG GTCCCGTTTGCAAGGTCTTCATtgaaccatgatgatgtgttCATTCTTGACACCGATAGTAAGATTTATCAATTCAATGGTGCAAATTCCAACATTCAGGAAAGAGCCAAGGCTTTGGAAATTATAGAGTTTCTGAAAGAAAAATATCATGAAGGGAAATGTGATGTTGCAATTGTTG ATGATGGAAAGTTAGACACTGAGTCAGATTCAGGTGAATTTTGGGTCCTCTTTGGTGGTTTTGCTCCCATTGCAAAAAAGGTAATCAGTGAGGATGATATCATTCCAGAGGCAATTCCTGCTCAGCTGTATAG TATCATTAATGGTGAAGTCAAGTCCATGGAAGATGAACTTTCTAAATCACTTTTGGAGAACAACAGATGCTATTTACTGGACTGTGGTGCTGAGATATTTATTTGGTTTGGCCGGGTAACACAAGTGGAAGAACGAAAAGCAGCTTGCCAGACAGCTGAG GAGTTTGTTTCAAGCCAAAACAGACCAAAATCTACAAGGATAACAAGGATTACTCAAGGTTATGAGACACGTTCGTTTAAGTCCAACTTTGATTCTTGGCCATCAGGATCTGCTGGTCCTGTCACCGATGAGGGAAAGGGAAAAGTTACAG CATTGCTAAAGCAACAAGGGATGGGTGTCAAAGGAATGACAAAAAGTACCCCAGTAAATGAGGAAATTCCACATTTGCTTGAAGAAGGTGGAAAGATGGAG GTATGGAGAATCAATGAAAGTGCTAAGACCTCATTGCCGAAGGAGGATATTGGCAAATTTCATAGTGGAGATTGTTACATTGTACTGTACACATACCATTCTGGTGAGAGGAAAGAAGATTACTTCTTGTGCTGCTGGTTTGGCAAAGACAGCATTGAG GAGGACCAAACGCTGGCTTTGAAATTGGCTAATACAATGTCCAACTCATTGAAGGGTAGACCTGTTCAG GGTCGCATATTCGAAGGTAAAGAGTCACCACAATTTGTTGCTCTTTTCCAACCCATGGTAGTCCTTAAG GGAGGTTTGAGCACTGGATATAAAGGATTTGTAGCAGAAAAAGGTTTATCAGATGAGACATACACCGAAGAATCTACCGCGCTTATCCGAATTTCTGGAACTTCCATCCATAACAATAAAGCAGTGCAAGTTGATGCA GTGCCATCGTCATTGAATTCTACCGAATGTTTTGTCCTGCAATCTGGCTCTACAATTTTCACTTGGCATGGCAATCAGTGTTCCATTGAACAGCAGCAGCTAGCAGCAAAGGTCGCAGAATTTCTAAGA CCAGGAGTTGCTTTAAAGCATGCTAAAGAAGGTACAGAAAACTCAGCTTTCTGGCTTCCACTAGGAGGAAAACAAAGTTACACTAGCAAGAAAGTTACTAATGAGGTTATCAGAGATCCACATCTATTCACCTACTCATTGTATAAAG GAAAGTTACAT GTAGAGGAGGTTTACAACTTCTCCCAAGATGATTTGTTAACAGAGGATATCCACATACTGGACACACATGCAGAAGTGTTTGTTTGGATTGGTCAGTGTGTTGACTCAAAAGAAAAGCAAAACGTTTTTGAAATTGGCCAG AAATACATAGATGTGGCTGCATCTCTGGAGGGACTATCTCCACGAGTACCCTTATATAAAGTAACAGAAGGGAATGAACCTTTCTTTTTCACAACATACTTTTCATGGGATTGGGATCATTCAAGAGCTAAG GTATACGGCAACTCCTTCCAGAAAAACGTCACATTACTCTTCGGAACTGGCCAAGCAGTGGAG GAAAAATCAAATGGGTCAGGTGGACCAAGACAAAGGGCAGAAGCTTTGGCTGCTTTATCTTCTGCTTTTAGCTCATCGTCTATGAAAACGAGTAGG TCACAGGAGAGATTGAATGGGTTAGACCATGGAGGACCAAGACAAAGAGCGGAAGCTTTAGCTGCTTTAAACTCTGCATTTAATTCTTCATCAACGACGAAGAGAGTTGCTCCTAGGCCACCTGGAAAAGGTCAAGGATCGCAAAGAGCAGCCGCCTTGGCTGCTCTTTCATCAGTTCTTACTGCTGAAAAGAACAAACAATCACCTGATTCATCTCCTGAGGCAAGCCACAGTCCTTTCCCAGAGAGTGGCACTTTTG ATGTTAAAAGTGGAAGTGAATATTCTGAAGTTGATGAAACTACTGAAGCCAAGGAAATGGAAGAAGTTGCCCCGGAATCTGAATCTGGTAGCAATGAGGGTCTGGAATCTAGTCAAGAAAATGTGGAGGATGAAAATAATGACCAGAGTAGTCAAAGGACCTTCAGTTATGATCAGTTAAAGACTGCGTCTGGCAAAAATGTGCCTGGAATTGACCTTGAACGGCGAGAG GCTTATCTGTCAGACGAAGAATTCCAGACTGTATTTGGAATGGTAAAAGAAGCATTTTATAAATTGCCAAAATGGAAGAAAGACATGCTGAAAAAGAAATTTGAATTGTTCTAG
- the LOC127091479 gene encoding villin-3 isoform X2 — MSNTTKVLDPAFHGVGQRLGTEIWRIENFQPVPLPKSEYGKFYMGDSYIVLQTSQGKGGAYFYDLHFWIGKDTSQDEAGTAAIKAVELDTALGGRAVQHREIQGHESDNFLSYFRPCIIPLEGGVASGFRKPEEEEFETRLYVCRGKRVVRLKQVPFARSSLNHDDVFILDTDSKIYQFNGANSNIQERAKALEIIEFLKEKYHEGKCDVAIVDDGKLDTESDSGEFWVLFGGFAPIAKKVISEDDIIPEAIPAQLYSIINGEVKSMEDELSKSLLENNRCYLLDCGAEIFIWFGRVTQVEERKAACQTAEEFVSSQNRPKSTRITRITQGYETRSFKSNFDSWPSGSAGPVTDEGKGKVTALLKQQGMGVKGMTKSTPVNEEIPHLLEEGGKMEVWRINESAKTSLPKEDIGKFHSGDCYIVLYTYHSGERKEDYFLCCWFGKDSIEEDQTLALKLANTMSNSLKGRPVQGRIFEGKESPQFVALFQPMVVLKGGLSTGYKGFVAEKGLSDETYTEESTALIRISGTSIHNNKAVQVDAVPSSLNSTECFVLQSGSTIFTWHGNQCSIEQQQLAAKVAEFLRPGVALKHAKEGTENSAFWLPLGGKQSYTSKKVTNEVIRDPHLFTYSLYKGKLHVEEVYNFSQDDLLTEDIHILDTHAEVFVWIGQCVDSKEKQNVFEIGQKYIDVAASLEGLSPRVPLYKVTEGNEPFFFTTYFSWDWDHSRAKVYGNSFQKNVTLLFGTGQAVEEKSNGSGGPRQRAEALAALSSAFSSSSMKTSRSQERLNGLDHGGPRQRAEALAALNSAFNSSSTTKRVAPRPPGKGQGSQRAAALAALSSVLTAEKNKQSPDSSLQMLKVEVNILKLMKLLKPRKWKKLPRNLNLVAMRVWNLVKKMWRMKIMTRVVKGPSVMIS; from the exons ATGTCTAACACTACAAAGGTTTTGGATCCTGCATTCCATGGAGTGGGTCAAAGATT AGGAACTGAAATATGGAGGATTGAGAATTTTCAACCGGTTCCATTGCCCAAATCTGAATATGGGAAATTCTACATGGGAGATTCATACATCGTCTTGCAG ACGTCACAAGGAAAAGGAGGTGCTTATTTTTATGATTTACACTTCTGGATTGGAAAGGATACAAGTCAG GATGAGGCTGGAACAGCCGCCATTAAAGCTGTTGAACTTGACACAGCTCTTGGAGGACGAGCTGTGCAACACAGAGAGATTCAAGGACACGAGTCTGACAATTTTTTGTCATATTTTAGGCCATGTATTATACCATTAGAGGGGGGTGTTGCATCTGGATTTAGAAAACCTGAAGAGGAGGAGTTTGAAACACGTTTGTATGTATGCAGAGGGAAAAGAGTTGTCAGATTGAAACAG GTCCCGTTTGCAAGGTCTTCATtgaaccatgatgatgtgttCATTCTTGACACCGATAGTAAGATTTATCAATTCAATGGTGCAAATTCCAACATTCAGGAAAGAGCCAAGGCTTTGGAAATTATAGAGTTTCTGAAAGAAAAATATCATGAAGGGAAATGTGATGTTGCAATTGTTG ATGATGGAAAGTTAGACACTGAGTCAGATTCAGGTGAATTTTGGGTCCTCTTTGGTGGTTTTGCTCCCATTGCAAAAAAGGTAATCAGTGAGGATGATATCATTCCAGAGGCAATTCCTGCTCAGCTGTATAG TATCATTAATGGTGAAGTCAAGTCCATGGAAGATGAACTTTCTAAATCACTTTTGGAGAACAACAGATGCTATTTACTGGACTGTGGTGCTGAGATATTTATTTGGTTTGGCCGGGTAACACAAGTGGAAGAACGAAAAGCAGCTTGCCAGACAGCTGAG GAGTTTGTTTCAAGCCAAAACAGACCAAAATCTACAAGGATAACAAGGATTACTCAAGGTTATGAGACACGTTCGTTTAAGTCCAACTTTGATTCTTGGCCATCAGGATCTGCTGGTCCTGTCACCGATGAGGGAAAGGGAAAAGTTACAG CATTGCTAAAGCAACAAGGGATGGGTGTCAAAGGAATGACAAAAAGTACCCCAGTAAATGAGGAAATTCCACATTTGCTTGAAGAAGGTGGAAAGATGGAG GTATGGAGAATCAATGAAAGTGCTAAGACCTCATTGCCGAAGGAGGATATTGGCAAATTTCATAGTGGAGATTGTTACATTGTACTGTACACATACCATTCTGGTGAGAGGAAAGAAGATTACTTCTTGTGCTGCTGGTTTGGCAAAGACAGCATTGAG GAGGACCAAACGCTGGCTTTGAAATTGGCTAATACAATGTCCAACTCATTGAAGGGTAGACCTGTTCAG GGTCGCATATTCGAAGGTAAAGAGTCACCACAATTTGTTGCTCTTTTCCAACCCATGGTAGTCCTTAAG GGAGGTTTGAGCACTGGATATAAAGGATTTGTAGCAGAAAAAGGTTTATCAGATGAGACATACACCGAAGAATCTACCGCGCTTATCCGAATTTCTGGAACTTCCATCCATAACAATAAAGCAGTGCAAGTTGATGCA GTGCCATCGTCATTGAATTCTACCGAATGTTTTGTCCTGCAATCTGGCTCTACAATTTTCACTTGGCATGGCAATCAGTGTTCCATTGAACAGCAGCAGCTAGCAGCAAAGGTCGCAGAATTTCTAAGA CCAGGAGTTGCTTTAAAGCATGCTAAAGAAGGTACAGAAAACTCAGCTTTCTGGCTTCCACTAGGAGGAAAACAAAGTTACACTAGCAAGAAAGTTACTAATGAGGTTATCAGAGATCCACATCTATTCACCTACTCATTGTATAAAG GAAAGTTACAT GTAGAGGAGGTTTACAACTTCTCCCAAGATGATTTGTTAACAGAGGATATCCACATACTGGACACACATGCAGAAGTGTTTGTTTGGATTGGTCAGTGTGTTGACTCAAAAGAAAAGCAAAACGTTTTTGAAATTGGCCAG AAATACATAGATGTGGCTGCATCTCTGGAGGGACTATCTCCACGAGTACCCTTATATAAAGTAACAGAAGGGAATGAACCTTTCTTTTTCACAACATACTTTTCATGGGATTGGGATCATTCAAGAGCTAAG GTATACGGCAACTCCTTCCAGAAAAACGTCACATTACTCTTCGGAACTGGCCAAGCAGTGGAG GAAAAATCAAATGGGTCAGGTGGACCAAGACAAAGGGCAGAAGCTTTGGCTGCTTTATCTTCTGCTTTTAGCTCATCGTCTATGAAAACGAGTAGG TCACAGGAGAGATTGAATGGGTTAGACCATGGAGGACCAAGACAAAGAGCGGAAGCTTTAGCTGCTTTAAACTCTGCATTTAATTCTTCATCAACGACGAAGAGAGTTGCTCCTAGGCCACCTGGAAAAGGTCAAGGATCGCAAAGAGCAGCCGCCTTGGCTGCTCTTTCATCAGTTCTTACTGCTGAAAAGAACAAACAATCACCTGATTCATCTC TGCAGATGTTAAAAGTGGAAGTGAATATTCTGAAGTTGATGAAACTACTGAAGCCAAGGAAATGGAAGAAGTTGCCCCGGAATCTGAATCTGGTAGCAATGAGGGTCTGGAATCTAGTCAAGAAAATGTGGAGGATGAAAATAATGACCAGAGTAGTCAAAGGACCTTCAGTTATGATCAGTTAA
- the LOC127091479 gene encoding villin-3 isoform X3 has protein sequence MSNTTKVLDPAFHGVGQRLGTEIWRIENFQPVPLPKSEYGKFYMGDSYIVLQTSQGKGGAYFYDLHFWIGKDTSQDEAGTAAIKAVELDTALGGRAVQHREIQGHESDNFLSYFRPCIIPLEGGVASGFRKPEEEEFETRLYVCRGKRVVRLKQVPFARSSLNHDDVFILDTDSKIYQFNGANSNIQERAKALEIIEFLKEKYHEGKCDVAIVDDGKLDTESDSGEFWVLFGGFAPIAKKVISEDDIIPEAIPAQLYSIINGEVKSMEDELSKSLLENNRCYLLDCGAEIFIWFGRVTQVEERKAACQTAEEFVSSQNRPKSTRITRITQGYETRSFKSNFDSWPSGSAGPVTDEGKGKVTALLKQQGMGVKGMTKSTPVNEEIPHLLEEGGKMEVWRINESAKTSLPKEDIGKFHSGDCYIVLYTYHSGERKEDYFLCCWFGKDSIEEDQTLALKLANTMSNSLKGRPVQGRIFEGKESPQFVALFQPMVVLKGGLSTGYKGFVAEKGLSDETYTEESTALIRISGTSIHNNKAVQVDAVPSSLNSTECFVLQSGSTIFTWHGNQCSIEQQQLAAKVAEFLRPGVALKHAKEGTENSAFWLPLGGKQSYTSKKVTNEVIRDPHLFTYSLYKGRGGLQLLPR, from the exons ATGTCTAACACTACAAAGGTTTTGGATCCTGCATTCCATGGAGTGGGTCAAAGATT AGGAACTGAAATATGGAGGATTGAGAATTTTCAACCGGTTCCATTGCCCAAATCTGAATATGGGAAATTCTACATGGGAGATTCATACATCGTCTTGCAG ACGTCACAAGGAAAAGGAGGTGCTTATTTTTATGATTTACACTTCTGGATTGGAAAGGATACAAGTCAG GATGAGGCTGGAACAGCCGCCATTAAAGCTGTTGAACTTGACACAGCTCTTGGAGGACGAGCTGTGCAACACAGAGAGATTCAAGGACACGAGTCTGACAATTTTTTGTCATATTTTAGGCCATGTATTATACCATTAGAGGGGGGTGTTGCATCTGGATTTAGAAAACCTGAAGAGGAGGAGTTTGAAACACGTTTGTATGTATGCAGAGGGAAAAGAGTTGTCAGATTGAAACAG GTCCCGTTTGCAAGGTCTTCATtgaaccatgatgatgtgttCATTCTTGACACCGATAGTAAGATTTATCAATTCAATGGTGCAAATTCCAACATTCAGGAAAGAGCCAAGGCTTTGGAAATTATAGAGTTTCTGAAAGAAAAATATCATGAAGGGAAATGTGATGTTGCAATTGTTG ATGATGGAAAGTTAGACACTGAGTCAGATTCAGGTGAATTTTGGGTCCTCTTTGGTGGTTTTGCTCCCATTGCAAAAAAGGTAATCAGTGAGGATGATATCATTCCAGAGGCAATTCCTGCTCAGCTGTATAG TATCATTAATGGTGAAGTCAAGTCCATGGAAGATGAACTTTCTAAATCACTTTTGGAGAACAACAGATGCTATTTACTGGACTGTGGTGCTGAGATATTTATTTGGTTTGGCCGGGTAACACAAGTGGAAGAACGAAAAGCAGCTTGCCAGACAGCTGAG GAGTTTGTTTCAAGCCAAAACAGACCAAAATCTACAAGGATAACAAGGATTACTCAAGGTTATGAGACACGTTCGTTTAAGTCCAACTTTGATTCTTGGCCATCAGGATCTGCTGGTCCTGTCACCGATGAGGGAAAGGGAAAAGTTACAG CATTGCTAAAGCAACAAGGGATGGGTGTCAAAGGAATGACAAAAAGTACCCCAGTAAATGAGGAAATTCCACATTTGCTTGAAGAAGGTGGAAAGATGGAG GTATGGAGAATCAATGAAAGTGCTAAGACCTCATTGCCGAAGGAGGATATTGGCAAATTTCATAGTGGAGATTGTTACATTGTACTGTACACATACCATTCTGGTGAGAGGAAAGAAGATTACTTCTTGTGCTGCTGGTTTGGCAAAGACAGCATTGAG GAGGACCAAACGCTGGCTTTGAAATTGGCTAATACAATGTCCAACTCATTGAAGGGTAGACCTGTTCAG GGTCGCATATTCGAAGGTAAAGAGTCACCACAATTTGTTGCTCTTTTCCAACCCATGGTAGTCCTTAAG GGAGGTTTGAGCACTGGATATAAAGGATTTGTAGCAGAAAAAGGTTTATCAGATGAGACATACACCGAAGAATCTACCGCGCTTATCCGAATTTCTGGAACTTCCATCCATAACAATAAAGCAGTGCAAGTTGATGCA GTGCCATCGTCATTGAATTCTACCGAATGTTTTGTCCTGCAATCTGGCTCTACAATTTTCACTTGGCATGGCAATCAGTGTTCCATTGAACAGCAGCAGCTAGCAGCAAAGGTCGCAGAATTTCTAAGA CCAGGAGTTGCTTTAAAGCATGCTAAAGAAGGTACAGAAAACTCAGCTTTCTGGCTTCCACTAGGAGGAAAACAAAGTTACACTAGCAAGAAAGTTACTAATGAGGTTATCAGAGATCCACATCTATTCACCTACTCATTGTATAAAG GTAGAGGAGGTTTACAACTTCTCCCAAGATGA